The proteins below are encoded in one region of Brassica napus cultivar Da-Ae chromosome A6, Da-Ae, whole genome shotgun sequence:
- the BNAA06G28720D gene encoding uncharacterized protein BNAA06G28720D: MTLHHLSSHLNGLHLIYPQSPRLSSISPLSVSLPSIPHRTQFQSLVLCARRRKKRGGHGRIARLMFKSLSLLSTNLQILPQPLDLVIADLGGGGGGGGGRGLWRGWGRFDGWRRKRNRVPILILVCLVMWIYGYCKVSGKVIKSDEILKVLGVCVLGISLVKELKREARSLLFVFLCLVASLVFGFKKESLVKLASQVRSCSSSLLLSKRRSRRRV; the protein is encoded by the coding sequence ATGACTCTTCATCATCTATCCTCGCATCTCAATGGATTACATTTGATTTATCCACAAAGTCCGAGACTTTCATCAATATCTCCACTCTCTGTGTCGCTCCCTTCGATTCCTCATCGAACCCAGTTCCAAAGTTTGGTTCTTTGTGCAAGGAGGAGGAAGAAAAGAGGCGGGCACGGGAGAATTGCGAGGCTTATGTTCAAGTCTCTGTCTTTACTGTCTACTAATCTCCAGATTCTACCGCAGCCGTTGGATCTTGTCATTGCTGATttaggcggaggaggaggaggaggtggtgggaGAGGGCTTTGGAGAGGATGGGGGAGATTCGATGGGTGGAGAAGGAAACGGAACAGAGTACCAATTTTGATTCTCGTTTGTCTAGTTATGTGGATTTATGGTTACTGCAAAGTCTCTGGGAAGGTGATAAAGAGCGATGAGATTCTCAAGGTTTTAGGAGTTTGCGTGCTTGGTATCAGTTTGGTGAAAGAGCTCAAGAGAGAAGCTAGATCTTTGCTCTTTGTGTTCCTCTGTTTGGTTGCTTCACTGGTTTTTGGATTcaagaaagagagtttagtGAAGTTAGCTTCTCAAGTCAggtcttgttcttcttctcttcttcttagtAAGAGGAGATCTCGTAGAAGAGTTTAA
- the LOC106407392 gene encoding F-box/LRR-repeat/kelch-repeat protein At1g09650-like — protein STIESRFFQERQSKHSQQCGDPDVLMVSSTSLRTLVFGSLPSSSVKMPWGNETYLVCQSSVDGLVCLYDSHKPGFVVNPITGWYRPLPLSRLQERMILKDGYIELGHLNFKPGFGKDEFTGTRKPVWLYNSIDIGLENATTMCEVFDFSTNSWRYVTPSAPCRILGGFPTPVFVDGSLHWFTECEETEVLSFDLHSETFKVISKAPFASTASHWQILLCNLNNRLCDSQLKLSDQVIWSFNSLNKTWDKLWSICIVPTWRSFGFPTWYALSPLAIFVEKKKKKLLFYDPAHNHTLVLHDPETKSYDAAFSDKSIGYPVCYFPSLISI, from the coding sequence TCAACTATCGAATCCAGGTTTTTCCAAGAAAGACAGTCGAAGCATAGTCAGCAGTGTGGAGATCCAGATGTTCTCATGGTGTCTTCAACCTCTCTAAGAACACTTGTGTTTGGTTCATTACCATCATCGTCGGTTAAGATGCCTTGGGGAAACGAAACGTACTTAGTTTGTCAGAGCAGCGTTGACGGCCTTGTTTGTCTGTACGATTCTCACAAACCTGGTTTTGTAGTCAACCCCATAACTGGATGGTATAGGCCTCTTCCTCTCTCGAGATTACAAGAACGCATGATCTTAAAGGACGGTTACATCGAGCTTGGACACTTAAACTTCAAGCCTGGGTTCGGTAAAGACGAGTTCACAGGGACACGCAAGCCTGTTTGGCTCTATAACTCTATAGATATAGGTCTTGAAAACGCTACTACTATGTGCGAAGTTTTCGATTTTAGCACCAACTCTTGGAGGTATGTGACACCCTCTGCTCCTTGTCGGATTCTTGGAGGCTTCCCCACTCCTGTGTTTGTAGATGGGTCGCTTCATTGGTTCACAGAGTGTGAAGAAACCGAGGTGTTATCTTTCGATCTTCACAGTGAAACTTTTAAAGTCATCTCTAAAGCTCCCTTTGCATCCACTGCAAGTCATTGGCAGATTCTTTTGTGCAACCTCAACAACCGCTTGTGCGATTCCCAGTTGAAGCTGTCTGACCAAGTTATATGGTCGTTCAATTCATTGAACAAGACATGGGACAAGCTCTGGTCCATATGTATTGTTCCAACTTGGCGTTCCTTTGGTTTCCCAACATGGTACGCTCTCTCGCCACTAGCAATTtttgtggagaagaagaagaagaagttgttgtTCTATGATCCTGCTCACAATCATACGCTGGTGTTACACGACCCTGAAACCAAATCATATGATGCTGCTTTTTCTGATAAATCCATTGGGTATCCTGTTTGTTATTTTCCAAGTTTAATCTCTATTTGA
- the LOC111199035 gene encoding meiosis-specific protein ASY2-like: MKQLPDLSLIVAGKIGAKRGASESRVGPSGLEVVEATPIATEQARTGGSSQGKSSKKSKKSAGGPKDSSEPEHPGADGSSKKGGKKRKAEDPPTEDIPKKKRMKKKELAPPRSSSVCEEELQALVPETIPEVGTSEDDENETIALCRRRRESRVTEEVSRGALAGDLRSTEVPRGISTSGGQRDRLRNESPAHVTEGSETRVSGRPKETPADGFRFEFNRELPLACYREDCARLLRLVKGGPDQLPSVGDLIFKDEYGHASCSSVKVSGCSFPSPFFFILAKSSLSCFDQSHGDWNVLVEKYDSSLRRAREQIRESEEAKKRMEEALRVSTREKADAIAREKALRKAFDETRTSDAAELQMCKESMNNLEFVVDKQRKEKADLEAKMAAELLRHSEEMDRLRKSRKYEVTHERIRVLIAMIAKAEKRFHRISLREDKRDKYDDARCLYSQAFGTRKCLEQIKTSGAEIPQETIDFFIGQEKHYEEEAERLEVKEIPAEDLCLSPLVLESRFLIEEIWRQLDPFGSNINLIDSEAAIALRTPLRPEDPVEKPAQTAVSSNQPTDQDIDPAKQASAGAVVLKDGAVPTIVLTDSPAKASKNASSSASSSEDPEKGDDALAGMPTADATAPAPTKFGRVSGPGEGDGRGNEDPPVVD; encoded by the coding sequence ATGAAGCAACTACCAGACCTTAGTCTTATTGTAGCCGGGAAGATCGGTGCCAAGCGAGGCGCTTCTGAGAGCAGGGTTGGTCCTTCGGGACTGGAGGTCGTAGAGGCGACTCCAATTGCCACTGAGCAGGCGCGTACTGGCGGCTCCTCGCAGGGTAAAAGCTCGAAGAAGAGCAAGAAAAGTGCCGGGGGTCCGAAGGATTCCTCCGAGCCGGAACATCCTGGTGCGGATGGTTCTTCTAAGAAGGGGGGGAAGAAAAGGAAAGCCGAGGACCCGCCTACTGAAGATATtcccaagaagaagaggatgaagaagaaagaactgGCTCCGCCCCGCTCATCCTCGGTCTGCGAAGAGGAACTTCAGGCTCTAGTTCCTGAAACTATCCCTGAGGTTGGGACCTCGGAGGATGATGAGAACGAGACCATCGCCCTCTGCCGACGGAGACGGGAGAGTCGAGTCACCGAGGAGGTATCCCGTGGAGCCTTGGCCGGTGATCTGCGTTCTACTGAGGTTCCGAGGGGAATATCGACTTCGGGAGGACAACGGGACCGCTTGAGGAATGAGTCCCCTGCTCATGTCACGGAGGGATCTGAGACCCGAGTATCCGGTCGCCCTAAGGAAACCCCGGCAGATGGGTTCAGATTCGAGTTTAACCGTGAGCTTCCGCTGGCTTGCTACCGGGAAGATTGTGCTCGCCTGTTACGGTTGGTCAAAGGCGGTCCTGATCAACTCCCTTCGGTGGGAGATCTCATCTTCAAAGATGAGTATGGGCACGCCTCTTGCTCGTCTGTAAAGGTAAGCGGTTGTTCGTTCCCttctccctttttttttattctagcTAAGTCTTCTTTGTCGTGTTTTGATCAGAGCCATGGTGATTGGAACGTTTTGGTCGAGAAGTACGACTCATCTCTTAGACGGGCCAGAGAACAGATTCGTGAGAGCGAGGAGGCTAAGAAGAGAATGGAGGAGGCTCTTCGGGTTTCTACGCGAGAAAAGGCAGACGCCATTGCTCGTGAAAAAGCCCTTAGGAAGGCGTTTGACGAGACGCGGACATCCGACGCAGCTGAGTTGCAGATGTGCAAGGAGTCAATGAACAATCTTGAGTTCGTGGTGGATAAGCAGCGGAAGGAAAAGGCTGATCTAGAGGCAAAAATGGCTGCGGAATTGCTAAGGCATTCCGAGGAGATGGACAGGCTTCGGAAATCTCGTAAATACGAGGTCACGCACGAGAGGATTCGCGTGCTGATTGCCATGATCGCTAAAGCCGAGAAACGCTTTCACAGGATTTCCCTCCGTGAGGACAAAAGGGACAAATACGACGATGCTCGGTGTCTCTATAGTCAAGCCTTCGGGACGAGGAAATGTCTCGAGCAGATCAAGACCTCTGGTGCAGAGATCCCGCAGGAAACCATCGACTTCTTCATCGGGCAAGAGAAGCACTACGAGGAAGAAGCAGAGCGTTTGGAAGTAAAGGagattccggcggaagatcttTGCCTTTCTCCGCTAGTGTTGGAGTCTCGATTTTTGATCGAAGAAATTTGGCGTCAGCTTGACCCGTTTGGGTCGAATATTAATTTGATCGATTCGGAGGCCGCTATTGCTCTGCGTACTCCTCTTCGTCCTGAAGATCCGGTGGAGAAGCCCGCTCAAACTGCCGTATCCTCCAACCAGCCCACCGATCAAGACATTGATCCTGCGAAGCAGGCATCAGCGGGAGCGGTTGTTCTGAAGGACGGGGCCGTGCCGACTATCGTGCTAACGGATTCCCCTGCTAAGGCATCGAAGAATGCCAGCTCATCTGCTTCGTCGTCAGAGGACCCGGAGAAAGGTGATGATGCTCTTGCGGGGATGCCTACTGCAGACGCGACTGCGCCAGCCCCAACCAAATTTGGTCGTGTCTCGGGTCCCGGAGAAGGAGATGGCCGCGGCAACGAGGATCCTCCCGTGGTTGATTAA
- the LOC106407426 gene encoding F-box/LRR-repeat/kelch-repeat protein At1g09650-like produces the protein MARKTKLRRIESVSLPHHVVEIIMERLPVKSLLSFKAVSKQWKSTIESRFFQERQFKNRQQFGDQDVLMVSSTSLRTLVFGSLSSTSSSGKIPWGNETYLVCQSSVDGLVCLYDSHQPGFVVNPTTGWYRHLPLSRLQQLIIDLGYRYFELGHANFEPGFGKDEFTGTHKPVWLYNSFEIGLENATTCEVFDFSTNSWRYVTPSAPCRILGGFPTPVFVDGSLHWFTECKETKVLSFDLHTETFKITSKAPFNASHWDVLLCNLNNRLCVSKMNLSDQVIWSFNSFNKTWDKLWSIDINRTWLSFGFPTVSALSPLAIFVEKEKKKLLFYDRGYNHTLVIHDPETKSYDVALSDESIGYPVCYFPSLISI, from the coding sequence ATGGCTAGGAAGACAAAGCTTAGGAGGATAGAATCTGTATCGTTGCCCCACCATGTGGTTGAGATAATCATGGAGAGACTTCCTGTGAAGTCTCTGCTGAGTTTTAAGGCTGTGTCAAAGCAATGGAAATCAACGATCGAATCCCGGTTCTTCCAAGAAAGACAGTTTAAGAATCGTCAACAGTTTGGAGATCAAGATGTTCTCATGGTGTCTTCAACTTCTCTAAGAACACTTGTGTTTGGCTCACTatcatcaacatcatcatcGGGCAAGATCCCTTGGGGAAACGAAACGTACTTAGTTTGTCAGAGCAGCGTTGACGGCCTTGTTTGTCTGTACGATTCTCACCAACCTGGTTTTGTGGTCAACCCCACAACTGGATGGTATCGGCATCTTCCTCTCTCGAGACTACAACAACTCATAATCGACTTAGGATACCGTTACTTCGAGCTCGGACACGCAAACTTCGAACCTGGGTTCGGTAAAGACGAGTTCACAGGGACGCACAAGCCTGTTTGGCTCTATAACTCTTTCGAAATAGGCTTAGAGAATGCTACGACGTGTGAAGTTTTCGACTTTAGCACCAACTCTTGGAGGTATGTGACACCCTCTGCTCCTTGTCGGATTCTTGGAGGCTTCCCTACTCCTGTGTTTGTAGATGGGTCGCTTCATTGGTTCACAGAGTGCAAAGAAACCAAGGTGTTATCTTTCGACCTTCACACTGAAACTTTTAAAATCACCTCTAAAGCTCCCTTCAATGCAAGTCATTGGGATGTTCTTTTGTGCAACCTCAACAACCGCTTGTGCGTATCCAAGATGAATCTGTCTGACCAAGTTATATGGTCGTTCAATTCATTCAACAAGACATGGGACAAGCTTTGGTCCATAGATATTAATCGAACTTGGCTTTCCTTTGGTTTCCCAACAGTAAGCGCTCTCTCGCCACTAGCAATTTTtgtggagaaggagaagaagaagttgttgtTTTATGATCGTGGTTACAATCATACGCTGGTGATACATGATCCTGAAACCAAATCATATGATGTTGCTCTTTCTGATGAATCCATTGGTTATCCTGTTTGTTATTTTCCAAGTTTAATCTCTATTTGA
- the LOC106407427 gene encoding signal peptidase complex subunit 3B yields the protein MHSFGYRANALLTFAVTILAFMCAIASFSDNFSNQTPSAQIQILNINWFQKQPHGNDEVSLTLNITADLQSLFTWNTKQVFAFVAAEYKTSKNSLNQVSLWDAIIPEKEHAKFWIQISNKYRFIDQGYNLRGKDFNLTLHWHVMPKTGKMFADKIVMSGYRLPDAYR from the exons ATGCATTCTTTTGGGTATAGAGCGAATGCTCTGCTCACGTTCGCTGTAACGATACTGGCCTTCATGTGCGCGATTGCGTCCTTCTCTGATAACTTCAGTAACCAAACTCCCTCTGCTCAGATCCAG ATATTGAACATCAATTGGTTTCAGAAGCAACCCCATGGAAATGATGAG GTCAGCTTGACACTGAACATAACAGCGGACTTGCAGTCACTCTTCACTTGGAACACTAAGCAG GTGTTCGCTTTTGTAGCAGCAGAGTATAAAACCTCCAAGAATTCCCTAAACCAG GTTTCTCTATGGGATGCCATAATACCAGAGAAGGAGCATGCCAAGTTCTGGATACAAATCTCAAATAAGTACCGTTTCATTGATCAG GGATACAACCTCCGAGGGAAAGATTTCAACTTGACACTGCACTGGCATGTCATGCCCAAGACTGGCAAGATGTTTGCTGACAAAATAGTCATGTCTGGTTATCGTTTACCCGATGCATACAGATGA
- the LOC125575914 gene encoding E3 ubiquitin-protein ligase ATL31-like: MKSFLPLTIKQTALPALVLFLLLAMSELASSQPGLEDPNKPYDYSRTLTMYLVIMIIAMPFVYFSLYIRHCREAADGSVNHLVGERRMTNATAAHGLDASVIETFPTFIYSEVKTQKIGNGALECAICLNEFQDDETLRLLPKCDHVFHPHCIGAWLQGHVTCPVCRTNLADQRQTTEPVEPEVITETDVESQQTVIHEPAVEQGESVGRVKFSRSHTTGHSVVLPGECTDRFTLRLPDDLRNKLMASGKMTRSKSLLNLPRSTGKPVDRSLDRWDQWLFIKTPPFRWQSQDDGSIRRGRGDSI, translated from the coding sequence ATGAAGAGTTTCTTACCGTTGACCATAAAGCAAACCGCTTTACCAGCTCTTGTCCTGTTTCTACTATTAGCCATGTCGGAGCTAGCGTCAAGTCAACCCGGACTAGAAGACCCAAATAAGCCGTACGATTACAGTCGAACTCTAACCATGTATTTGGTAATTATGATAATCGCAATGCCCTTCGTGTACTTCTCCCTCTACATCCGCCACTGCAGGGAGGCAGCCGACGGCAGCGTTAACCATTTGGTAGGAGAGAGGAGAATGACGAACGCCACGGCTGCGCATGGTCTCGACGCGTCGGTGATCGAGACGTTCCCAACTTTCATCTACTCCGAAGTGAAGACGCAGAAGATCGGGAACGGTGCGCTAGAGTGCGCCATCTGTCTGAACGAGTTTCAGGATGATGAAACGCTGCGTTTGCTACCTAAATGCGATCACGTGTTCCACCCTCACTGTATCGGAGCATGGCTCCAGGGTCACGTGACTTGCCCCGTTTGCCGCACGAATCTCGCTGACCAGCGGCAGACGACTGAACCTGTCGAACCGGAAGTAATAACCGAAACGGATGTCGAGTCCCAACAAACCGTGATTCATGAACCGGCAGTGGAGCAAGGTGAGAGTGTTGGGCGTGTCAAATTCTCAAGGTCACACACGACAGGACATTCGGTGGTGTTACCTGGAGAATGTACCGACCGGTTTACGCTAAGGTTACCGGATGATTTAAGAAATAAGCTAATGGCGAGTGGGAAAATGACCCGGTCGAAGAGTCTTTTGAATCTACCAAGGAGTACTGGTAAACCGGTTGACCGGTCACTGGATCGATGGGACCAGTGGTTATTCATCAAAACACCGCCGTTTAGGTGGCAGAGCCAGGACGATGGTTCTATTAGGCGAGGTCGTGGTGATAGCATTTAA